Genomic segment of Polynucleobacter necessarius:
AATGACATCCTGCACACCTAATCCTGTCTTAGCAGAACAAGTTACTGCGTCTGATGCATCAATACCAATGACATTTTCAATTTCTTTTTTGGCGCGCTCTGGATCTGCCTGTGGCAAATCAATCTTGTTGAGTACTGGCACAACTTCAACACCCAACTCCAGCGCCATATAGCAGTTAGCAACTGTTTGAGCCTCAACCCCTTGACTCGCATCCACCACCAAAAGTGCACCTTCACAAGCAGACAGTGAGCGACTCACTTCATATGAAAAGTCGACGTGCCCTGGCGTATCAATCAAATTGATGTTGTAGGTTTTGCCGTCCTTAGATTTATAAGTTAACGCGGCTGTTTGCGCCTTAATGGTGATACCACGCTCACGCTCGATATCCATCGAGTCGAGAACTTGGGCTTCCATTTCACGACCAGAGAGACCACCGCAAAGCTGAATAATGCGATCAGCAAGCGTTGATTTGCCGTGATCAATATGGGCGATGATAGAAAAATTGCGGATTAAATCCATAGCGTCTTATTTGGTCTTCAAAAAACGCCTTGTCAGAACGCACCACAATGATGCGCTGCAAAAAGCCGTCTTAAAGTGATTGTAATGGGTGGCGCCAAAATAGCGCCAAACCCGTTTATTTCGTCCAAAAACCCTGGTTTTGGCTTATTTTGACCTTACGGGAATAATCATGGTGCTATCAGCCCGACGGACAAAAACTGGGACTGACTTATTAGAATCCAAGCCCTTTACCAACCTCTCAAACTGCTTTACTCCGGTAATGTCAGTATCCGCAATCCGAATGATCACATCCCCAGGACGCACTCCTGCACGCGCCAAAGGACCGTCGCCCAAACCGGTAACCTCAACGCCCCCACGGATATTCAACTCTTTCTTCCTGCTATCTGAGAGCTCAGCAACTGCCACTCCAAGAGAATTGGCATTTCCATTGGAGGACCCAGATTTATCAGCATTCTTCACAGCAGCAACAGCTTCAGTATCGGCTACAGTTACCATCAAATCCCTAGAGCTTCCTTTACGCCAGACCTGCACTGACGCGCTGGTTCCCGGCTTAGTTTCTCCAACAGCTCTTGGCAGGTCAGTAGACTTTGCAATATCACGGCCATTGAAACTGAGAATCACATCGCCAGACTCAATCCCACCTGCAGCTGCCGGACCACCTGGCTCAACGTTCCGAACATAAGCACCGCGCGGCTTACCTAAGCCTAAACTTTCAGCAATCTGTTTAGTCATCTCACCTAAAGCAACACCAATACGACCACGCGACATTTTTCCATTGGTACGCAATTGATCTGCAACGCGCATCGCTTCATCAATTGGGATGGCAAAGGAGATACCCATGTATCCGCCAGAGCGACTAAAGATTTGTGAGTTAATGCCAATCACCTGTCCAGCGGTGTTTAACAAGGGGCCACCAGAGTTACCTGGATTGACCGCCACGTCAGTCTGAATGAAGGGCAAGTAATCACCAGTATCACGACTCTTGGCGGACACGATGCCAGCCGTCACGGTATTTTCTAAGCCAAATGGAGAGCCAATCGCTAATACCCACTCACCCACTCTCACGCGAGAAGAATCGCCGAGTGGCAACTTAGGCAAATCACGCGCATCAATTTTGACCACCGCCACATCGGTACGCTTATCCATACCCAATAATTTGGCCTTGTACTCCCACTTATCGGTCAAAGTCACGTAAATGGTGTTCGCACCCTCAACCACGTGAGCATTTGTCAAAATCAAGCCATTGGATTCAATAATGAAACCGGAACCTACGCCGCGATCAGCCTCTTGCGGCTTACCGGGATTTGGTTGAGCTTGTTTAGGTCCGTTAGGCATTCCTGGAATAGGTACACCAAAGAAACGACGAAAGAATTCCGCTTGATCCTCTGGCATTCCCGGGATACCACCCTGGGCTTGCTGCTGCATTACTTTTTCAGTAGTTCGAATATTGACTACTGCTGGACTAGCACGTTCCACCAGATCAGCAAAATCTGGAATAGAAACCCGAGGACTCTGAGCGGAGGCCTGAGAAATGAATGCAAATTGCCCCAAGCTGAAGATAGCCAAGAGCCTAATAAGGTACTTTTTCATAATGCTATAGACCTACTTGGTAAAAACCAACAAATGAAGATACAAAGAAAGGTGGAAACCCAGTATGTATATTAGGTCAATTTGCCAAAAATCAAGGTACCGTTAGTACCCCCAAAGCCAAAGTTGTTTTTGACGGCATGGTCAATCCTCACATCACGAGCAGTATTGGCGCAGTAGTCCAAATCACACTCAGAATCTTGATTGAAGATGTTGATTGTCGGTGGAGACTTTTGATTGTGTAAAGCCAGAATGGTAAAGACAGATTCCAAGCCGCCAGCGCCACCCAGGAGGTGACCAGTCATTGACTTGGTGGAGTTAATCAAAGTCTTCTTGGCATGGTCGCCAAGAGCCGCTTTAATAGCCCCGGTTTCATTCTTATCACCCAAGGGCGTAGAAGTTCCGTGCGCATTGATGTATTGAATCTGATCGGCATTTAAGCCGGCATCACGCATGGCATTCACCATACAACGACGTGGACCATCCATATTTGGGGCAGTCATGTGATACGCATCACCACTCATACCAAAGCCCAAGAGCTCGCAGTAGATTTTTGCGCCACGGGCTTTAGCGTGCTCGTACTCTTCAAGCACAACAACGCCAGCACCCTCCCCTAGAACGAAACCATCACGGTCCCTATCCCATGGACGAGAAGCAGTAGCAGGATCATCATTGCGAGTAGACAGAGCTCTCGCAGAAGCAAAACCACCAACACCCAATGCAGAAATCGTAGATTCAGCGCCACCAGCAACCATCACATCGGCATCGCCGTACTGAATTAAGCGAGCTGCTAAGCCAATGCTATGCAAGCCAGTAGTACAAGCCGTCACTGCAGCAACGTTTGGACCTTTGAGACTGAACAAGATGCTGAGATGACCAGAAATCATATTAATGATTGAACCTGGTACAAAGAATGGCGAGATGCGACGAGGTCCACGAGCCAACAACTCAGCGCCGGTCTCTTCAATCATCGGCAAACCACCGATACCTGAACCAACCATAACGCCAACGCGCTCGGCGTTCTCTTCTGTTATCTGTAAACCACTGTCACGAATTGCTTGCGTACCAGCAACGATGCCATAATGGATAAAGGTATCCATATGACGCGCTTCTTTGGCAGAAGCATATTCTTCGACATTGAAATCTTTCACCTCGCCGGCGAAATGCACGCTCAGCGGAGTGTGGTCAAACTTTGTGATGGTAGCAATGCCTGATTTGCCCGCGAGCAAATTAGACCAAGCTACATCAACCGAGTTGCCAACTGGTGAAATAAGGCCAAGGCCGGTAACTACAACCCGGCGGCGGCCATTTGATGCTGACACAGTAATAGCTTTTAACTAAGCTAGGGAATTAACCCTGAGCTTTTGACTGAGCAAAATCGATAGCGAGCTGAACAGTAGTAATTTTTTCAGCTTCTTCATCCGGAATTTCAATCCCGAACTCATCTTCCAAAGCCATTACCAATTCAACAGTGTCAAGAGAGTCTGCGCCTAAGTCATTCACAAAAGAAGATTCATTCTTGATCTCTGCTTCTGCGACGCCCAATTGCTCAGCGACGATCTTCTTAACGCGTTGTTCGATGTTATCCATTAATTCCCCCAAGGGTTGTAAAAAAACGATGAAAAGGATTTTATCAGCTTGGCGAGCTAAATTAGTAAATCCGCCCAAAAATGATCAAATTTTTGCCTTATTTTAGGCCAAATAGAGGCCGCCATTAACGTGTAAGGCGTTACCCGTAATGTATCCAGCGGCTGGAGAGGCTAAAAATGCCACTGCCTGAGCCACATCTTCCGGACTACCTAGGCGAGCTAAAGGAATGTTCGCTTTTAGCGAATTTTGCTGCTCTTCGCTCAAAGCGCGGGTCATATCGGTATCAATAAAGCCAGGAGCTACACAATTGACAGTGATGTTACGGCTACCGATTTCGCGTGCCAAAGCACGAGTCATGCCAGAAACACCTGCTTTAGCAGCGGCGTAATTTGCCTGTCCAGGGTTGCCCATATGGCCAACAATCGAGGTGATGTTAATAATGCGTCCACCGCGAGCTTTCATCATGGGGCGCATTACTGCCTGTGACAAACGAAAAACAGCGCTTAAATTGGTATCGATTACATCGGTCCATTCATCTGTTTTCATGCGCATGGCTAAGTTATCGCGGGTAATACCTGCGTTATTCACCAAAATATTGATGCCGCCAAAATCCTTCACGATTAAATCAATGATGTCTTCGCAAGCCTTTGGATCGGTCACATTTAATACCTCGCCACGACCACCACTCGCTTGTAAACGCGTATTGATTGCTTTAGCGCCATCCTCAGACGTGGCAGTACCAATTACTTTGGCACCACATTTCACTAACTCATCTGCAATAGCCTGACCAATACCGCGCGATGCGCCCGTCACCAGTGCAATTTGTCCGCTTAAGTCGAGATTCATAATTATCTTCCGTTGTTTCTTTGTTATTTCTTTTGATTTCTTATTCGTATTTTTACTTAACCGCAGCCAATGCCTCGTTGAGACTGACTTCATCAAAAATAGGCAAGCCAACCACATTCTCATTGATGCGCTTAGTCAGCCCAGCCAATACCTTGCCAGGGCCACACTCAATCACTTGAGTGATGCCTTGTTGTGCCATGGCATTGATTGTTTCTTGCCAACGAACTGGCTTAGCAGCTTGACGCACTAAGGCATCCTTAATCGCGGCTGGATCATTGAGAACATTCACACCAACGTTGTTGACCACAGAAATAGTGGGGACCTTAAATTCAATATCAGCCAAATAGCCTTTGAGTTTTTCTGAAGCGGGCTGCAGCAATGATGAGTGAAACGGTGCAGATACGGGTAATGGCAAAGCGCGTTTTGCGCCAGCTGCCTTGAGCAATTCGCAAGCCTTAGTCACTGCATCGCTACCACCTGCAATAACCACTTGCCCTGGCGCATTGAAGTTCACTGCTTCCACTACGCC
This window contains:
- a CDS encoding DegQ family serine endoprotease, with the translated sequence MKKYLIRLLAIFSLGQFAFISQASAQSPRVSIPDFADLVERASPAVVNIRTTEKVMQQQAQGGIPGMPEDQAEFFRRFFGVPIPGMPNGPKQAQPNPGKPQEADRGVGSGFIIESNGLILTNAHVVEGANTIYVTLTDKWEYKAKLLGMDKRTDVAVVKIDARDLPKLPLGDSSRVRVGEWVLAIGSPFGLENTVTAGIVSAKSRDTGDYLPFIQTDVAVNPGNSGGPLLNTAGQVIGINSQIFSRSGGYMGISFAIPIDEAMRVADQLRTNGKMSRGRIGVALGEMTKQIAESLGLGKPRGAYVRNVEPGGPAAAGGIESGDVILSFNGRDIAKSTDLPRAVGETKPGTSASVQVWRKGSSRDLMVTVADTEAVAAVKNADKSGSSNGNANSLGVAVAELSDSRKKELNIRGGVEVTGLGDGPLARAGVRPGDVIIRIADTDITGVKQFERLVKGLDSNKSVPVFVRRADSTMIIPVRSK
- the fabF gene encoding beta-ketoacyl-ACP synthase II, producing MSASNGRRRVVVTGLGLISPVGNSVDVAWSNLLAGKSGIATITKFDHTPLSVHFAGEVKDFNVEEYASAKEARHMDTFIHYGIVAGTQAIRDSGLQITEENAERVGVMVGSGIGGLPMIEETGAELLARGPRRISPFFVPGSIINMISGHLSILFSLKGPNVAAVTACTTGLHSIGLAARLIQYGDADVMVAGGAESTISALGVGGFASARALSTRNDDPATASRPWDRDRDGFVLGEGAGVVVLEEYEHAKARGAKIYCELLGFGMSGDAYHMTAPNMDGPRRCMVNAMRDAGLNADQIQYINAHGTSTPLGDKNETGAIKAALGDHAKKTLINSTKSMTGHLLGGAGGLESVFTILALHNQKSPPTINIFNQDSECDLDYCANTARDVRIDHAVKNNFGFGGTNGTLIFGKLT
- the acpP gene encoding acyl carrier protein — its product is MDNIEQRVKKIVAEQLGVAEAEIKNESSFVNDLGADSLDTVELVMALEDEFGIEIPDEEAEKITTVQLAIDFAQSKAQG
- the fabG gene encoding 3-oxoacyl-ACP reductase FabG, with product MNLDLSGQIALVTGASRGIGQAIADELVKCGAKVIGTATSEDGAKAINTRLQASGGRGEVLNVTDPKACEDIIDLIVKDFGGINILVNNAGITRDNLAMRMKTDEWTDVIDTNLSAVFRLSQAVMRPMMKARGGRIINITSIVGHMGNPGQANYAAAKAGVSGMTRALAREIGSRNITVNCVAPGFIDTDMTRALSEEQQNSLKANIPLARLGSPEDVAQAVAFLASPAAGYITGNALHVNGGLYLA
- the fabD gene encoding ACP S-malonyltransferase; amino-acid sequence: MTFAFVFPGQGSQSVGMLNMIANRPEVRATLQEASEALGEDIAKLIAEGPAEALSLTTNTQPVMLTAAIAFYRAWLASGGAVPQMMAGHSLGEYSALVAAGVISFKDAVPLVRFRAEAMQTAVPVGTGGMAAILGLDDAIVKTVCAEAAAASGGVVEAVNFNAPGQVVIAGGSDAVTKACELLKAAGAKRALPLPVSAPFHSSLLQPASEKLKGYLADIEFKVPTISVVNNVGVNVLNDPAAIKDALVRQAAKPVRWQETINAMAQQGITQVIECGPGKVLAGLTKRINENVVGLPIFDEVSLNEALAAVK